One window from the genome of Anopheles coluzzii chromosome X, AcolN3, whole genome shotgun sequence encodes:
- the LOC125906570 gene encoding uncharacterized protein LOC125906570 isoform X1, whose translation MFANFPLSWNMGLRGTVQEDPPEAVRRRVGLYQHHTLEAQPAPGAPIAPPDGVEEKTLKRSGQEFNPSDLHYPLSHNSCSSNRTEPTALLIAVKFPGRRKNPTSVSISSTVARWQHQHTTE comes from the exons ATGTTCG ccAATTTTCCTCTATCCTGGAACATGGGGTTACGAGGAACCGTTCAAGAAGATCCCCCGGAAGCTGTACGGCGACGAGTCGGGCTCTACCAGCACCATACGCTAGAGGCCCAGCCGGCACCGGGTGCCCCGATTGCGCCGCCGGACGGTGTCGAGGAAAAAACGTTGAAACGTTCGGGGCAGGAATTCAACCCTTCGGATCTGCATTATCCGCTGTCCCACaatagctgcagcagcaacaggaccGAACCGACCGCACTACTGATTGCGGTCAAATTTCCTGGCAGGAGAAAAAACCCCACAA GTGTATCGATTTCATCGACGGTCGCTCGCTGGCAGCACCAACATACCACCGAATAA
- the LOC125906570 gene encoding uncharacterized protein LOC125906570 isoform X2, which yields MGLRGTVQEDPPEAVRRRVGLYQHHTLEAQPAPGAPIAPPDGVEEKTLKRSGQEFNPSDLHYPLSHNSCSSNRTEPTALLIAVKFPGRRKNPTSVSISSTVARWQHQHTTE from the exons ATGGGGTTACGAGGAACCGTTCAAGAAGATCCCCCGGAAGCTGTACGGCGACGAGTCGGGCTCTACCAGCACCATACGCTAGAGGCCCAGCCGGCACCGGGTGCCCCGATTGCGCCGCCGGACGGTGTCGAGGAAAAAACGTTGAAACGTTCGGGGCAGGAATTCAACCCTTCGGATCTGCATTATCCGCTGTCCCACaatagctgcagcagcaacaggaccGAACCGACCGCACTACTGATTGCGGTCAAATTTCCTGGCAGGAGAAAAAACCCCACAA GTGTATCGATTTCATCGACGGTCGCTCGCTGGCAGCACCAACATACCACCGAATAA